The Salegentibacter mishustinae genome includes a window with the following:
- the thiL gene encoding thiamine-phosphate kinase, with product MFQNSQDMRTNLSELGEFGLIDHLTKGFEPKLTSTVKAIGDDAAVLNFENKHTVVTTDLLVEGVHFDLAYMPLKHLGYKAVMVNTSDVYAMNAKATQITVSIAASNRFPVEALEELYSGIQLAANLYNIDVVGGDTTSSTSGLFISITAIGEAEKEDIVYRSGAKPNDLLVVTGDLGAAYMGLQILEREKEVFKANPNAQPDLDPYTYLIERQLKPEARKDIAPLLKELGVKPTSMIDISDGLSSEIIHLCKNSQVGANLFEEKIPLDPAVISVCEEFDIDSTTIALSGGEDYELLFTISQDDYEKIKANPNLSIIGHMTEEKEGMHLITRANQKLPLIARGWNSMDDKDSEEK from the coding sequence ATGTTTCAGAATAGTCAGGATATGCGTACAAACCTTTCAGAATTAGGTGAATTTGGTTTAATAGATCATCTTACGAAAGGTTTTGAACCCAAGCTTACTTCCACGGTTAAAGCGATTGGCGATGATGCCGCAGTGTTGAATTTTGAAAATAAACACACCGTGGTTACTACAGATCTTCTTGTTGAGGGTGTGCATTTTGACCTTGCCTATATGCCCTTGAAACACCTTGGCTATAAGGCGGTGATGGTAAATACTTCAGATGTTTATGCCATGAATGCAAAAGCTACACAAATTACGGTTTCAATTGCTGCGTCAAACAGGTTTCCTGTAGAAGCACTGGAAGAATTATATTCTGGAATTCAGCTTGCTGCAAATTTATATAATATAGATGTGGTTGGTGGTGATACCACTTCGTCAACTTCAGGTTTGTTTATTAGTATAACCGCTATTGGCGAAGCTGAAAAAGAGGATATTGTTTACCGTAGTGGTGCTAAACCAAATGATTTGCTCGTAGTGACCGGCGATCTTGGAGCTGCTTATATGGGCTTGCAAATCCTGGAACGTGAAAAAGAAGTTTTTAAAGCCAACCCTAACGCCCAGCCAGATCTGGATCCTTATACTTACTTGATTGAAAGACAATTGAAGCCGGAAGCAAGGAAAGATATCGCGCCTTTATTAAAAGAGCTTGGCGTAAAGCCAACTTCCATGATAGATATTAGCGACGGACTTTCTTCTGAAATCATTCATCTTTGTAAAAACTCACAGGTTGGAGCGAATTTATTTGAAGAGAAAATTCCTTTAGATCCTGCAGTGATCTCAGTATGTGAAGAATTTGATATAGATAGTACTACCATTGCCTTGAGCGGCGGGGAAGACTATGAATTACTTTTCACAATTTCGCAAGATGATTATGAAAAGATAAAGGCGAATCCAAATTTAAGTATAATTGGGCATATGACCGAGGAAAAAGAAGGGATGCACCTAATTACACGTGCTAACCAGAAATTACCACTTATTGCGCGTGGCTGGAATTCTATGGATGATAAGGATTCTGAAGAGAAATAA
- a CDS encoding alpha/beta fold hydrolase: MEATYKNAPISFTSQGTGNPLVLLHGFLESKEIWQDFVVELSAKRQVICIDLPGHGESGNFAEVHTMADMAKAVKSVLDELDIQQASFAGHSMGGYVSLEFQNIFPTILNSLVLVNSTPQADSEKRKANRDRAATLVLKNKRAFVSMAMSNLLTPENNKIFKSQIDILKKRALQFSSTGIYAAIKGMKIRTDHTELFAKFQGQKIVVAGKNDPVLKYNTIKNLAKRCNSKFYSLPDGHLSFLENQIELREILHLID, from the coding sequence ATGGAAGCAACTTATAAAAACGCACCTATTTCATTTACCTCACAGGGAACAGGAAATCCTCTAGTTCTCTTACACGGCTTTTTAGAATCTAAAGAAATATGGCAGGATTTTGTTGTAGAACTTTCAGCAAAGCGACAGGTTATTTGTATAGACCTCCCCGGCCACGGGGAATCTGGTAATTTTGCAGAAGTTCATACTATGGCTGATATGGCCAAAGCAGTAAAATCGGTTTTAGATGAACTTGATATCCAACAAGCTTCTTTTGCTGGCCACTCTATGGGTGGCTACGTAAGTTTGGAATTCCAAAATATTTTTCCTACCATACTCAATAGCTTAGTGTTGGTAAATTCTACACCGCAGGCAGATTCTGAGAAACGCAAAGCTAACCGCGATCGTGCGGCCACTTTGGTCTTAAAAAATAAAAGGGCTTTTGTAAGTATGGCAATGTCTAATTTATTGACACCAGAAAACAATAAGATATTCAAATCTCAAATTGATATTTTAAAAAAACGTGCTCTACAATTTTCTTCTACAGGAATCTATGCCGCTATAAAAGGAATGAAAATTCGTACAGACCATACTGAGCTTTTTGCAAAATTTCAAGGTCAAAAAATTGTGGTTGCAGGAAAAAACGATCCTGTTTTAAAGTACAATACAATAAAAAACCTAGCTAAACGCTGTAATAGCAAGTTCTATAGTTTGCCAGATGGACATTTATCTTTTTTGGAAAACCAAATAGAACTTCGAGAAATTTTGCATTTAATCGATTAA
- a CDS encoding aminopeptidase P family protein produces MRYDQIDSKLFIKNRKSFTAGMKPNSLAVFNANDIYPIGADSTMPFQQNRDLFYLSGVDQEEAILVLFPDAPKPEHREILFLTETNPHIAVWEGAKLDKEKALEVSGIETVYWLQDFEKIFFEVMSQCETVYFNTNEHYRANVQTETRDERFIKWCKEKYPAHQVAKSNPILQRLRSVKDPIELDIMQKACDITEKAFRRALKFTKPGVWEHEIEAEYWHEMIRNRSRGFAYTPIIASGNNANVLHYTENNQQCKEGDLILLDTGAEYANYSSDMTRTIPVSGKFSDRQKQIYNTVNKVKKEATKWLVPGTIWAEYHKEVGKLMTSELLDLGLLDKADVQNEDPKWPAYKKYFMHGTAHNIGLDTHDYGILTEPMKPNQVFTVEPGIYLPDEGFGIRLEDDVVIQKEGEPFNLMRNIPIEIEEIEEIMNS; encoded by the coding sequence ATGAGATACGATCAAATAGACAGTAAATTATTTATAAAAAACCGAAAAAGCTTTACAGCGGGAATGAAGCCTAACAGTCTTGCGGTTTTTAATGCTAACGATATTTACCCTATTGGTGCCGATAGCACCATGCCTTTTCAGCAAAACAGGGATTTATTTTATTTAAGTGGTGTAGACCAGGAAGAAGCAATTTTGGTGCTTTTCCCGGATGCTCCAAAACCGGAACATCGTGAGATTTTATTTCTTACGGAAACCAATCCGCATATTGCTGTTTGGGAAGGCGCAAAATTAGATAAAGAAAAAGCTTTAGAAGTTAGTGGAATTGAAACAGTCTACTGGCTTCAGGATTTTGAGAAGATCTTCTTTGAAGTTATGTCGCAATGCGAAACAGTATATTTCAATACCAACGAGCATTATCGAGCGAATGTACAAACAGAAACTCGTGACGAAAGATTTATAAAATGGTGTAAAGAAAAATATCCTGCGCACCAGGTAGCGAAAAGCAATCCTATTTTGCAGCGCCTACGTTCAGTAAAAGACCCAATTGAGCTGGATATTATGCAAAAAGCTTGCGATATTACCGAAAAAGCTTTCCGTAGAGCATTAAAATTTACAAAACCCGGGGTTTGGGAACACGAAATTGAAGCTGAATACTGGCACGAAATGATTAGAAATCGTAGCCGCGGGTTCGCTTACACGCCAATTATTGCCAGCGGAAATAACGCAAACGTGCTTCATTATACCGAGAACAACCAGCAATGTAAAGAAGGAGATTTAATCCTTTTAGATACCGGTGCAGAATATGCTAATTACTCTAGCGATATGACCAGAACTATTCCGGTTTCAGGAAAGTTTTCAGATCGCCAGAAACAGATTTACAATACGGTAAATAAGGTAAAGAAAGAAGCCACAAAATGGTTAGTTCCGGGAACTATTTGGGCAGAATACCATAAGGAAGTTGGTAAATTAATGACCTCAGAATTACTGGATCTTGGCTTATTAGATAAAGCCGATGTTCAAAACGAAGACCCAAAATGGCCTGCCTACAAAAAATATTTTATGCACGGTACCGCACATAATATTGGATTAGACACCCACGATTACGGGATTTTAACCGAACCCATGAAACCAAACCAGGTTTTCACCGTAGAACCGGGAATTTATTTACCAGATGAAGGCTTCGGAATTCGTTTGGAAGACGATGTGGTAATTCAAAAAGAAGGAGAACCATTTAACCTGATGCGCAATATCCCAATTGAAATTGAGGAGATTGAAGAAATTATGAATTCTTAA
- a CDS encoding chaperone modulator CbpM has translation MNLEDLIPTDEICARYKVKRTFVSSLYESGLIEIITVEETEYVHCDEISEFERLWRLHYDLDINLEGLEAIQHLLRQVKKLQKQNLELKNRLGLYE, from the coding sequence ATGAATTTAGAAGATTTAATACCAACCGATGAGATTTGCGCAAGGTATAAAGTTAAACGCACATTTGTTAGTTCGCTTTACGAAAGCGGTTTGATTGAAATTATTACCGTAGAAGAAACAGAATATGTGCATTGCGATGAGATTTCAGAATTTGAAAGGTTATGGCGACTGCATTACGACCTCGATATAAATTTGGAAGGACTTGAAGCAATTCAGCATTTATTAAGGCAAGTGAAAAAATTACAAAAACAAAACCTTGAACTTAAAAACCGTTTGGGCTTATATGAGTAA
- a CDS encoding DnaJ C-terminal domain-containing protein yields MDFIDYYKLLELDKSASQADIKKAYRKLARKHHPDLNPNNKEAQLRFQQINEANEVLSDPEKRKKYDQYGKDWQHADAYEEAKKQQQASGGRAYSGGGFGGGQGGYSYSGNFDDDTFSDFFEEMFGSGARAHGSGRGRHFKGQDFNAELQLNLSDVYTSHKQTLTVNGKNIRLTIPAGVENGQTIKIKGHGGPGVQGGPKGDLYITFNIVNNTKFKRERENLFSNVSLDLYTALLGGELTVDTFAGKVKLKVKPETQTGTKVKLKGKGFPKYKKENQFGDLIITYDVKMPTNLSAREKELFQELQKLRS; encoded by the coding sequence ATGGATTTTATAGACTACTACAAATTGCTGGAATTAGATAAATCTGCCAGCCAGGCTGATATTAAAAAAGCCTACCGGAAGCTGGCCAGAAAACATCATCCAGATCTCAACCCAAATAATAAGGAAGCTCAGCTGAGGTTTCAGCAAATAAACGAAGCCAACGAAGTCTTGAGCGATCCCGAAAAACGAAAAAAATACGACCAATACGGGAAAGACTGGCAACACGCCGATGCTTACGAAGAAGCTAAAAAACAACAGCAAGCCTCTGGCGGCAGAGCTTATTCGGGCGGCGGATTTGGTGGCGGCCAGGGTGGCTATTCCTATTCAGGAAATTTTGATGATGATACTTTTTCAGACTTTTTTGAGGAAATGTTTGGCAGTGGCGCAAGAGCCCACGGTTCGGGTCGCGGCCGTCATTTTAAAGGCCAGGATTTTAATGCTGAGCTACAGCTAAACTTAAGCGATGTGTATACGAGTCACAAACAAACGCTAACGGTAAATGGAAAGAATATCCGACTTACAATTCCCGCCGGAGTTGAGAACGGGCAAACCATTAAAATTAAGGGTCATGGCGGGCCTGGCGTTCAGGGTGGCCCTAAAGGCGATCTTTATATCACTTTTAATATTGTAAATAACACAAAATTTAAAAGAGAAAGAGAGAATTTGTTTAGCAACGTGAGCCTGGATTTATATACCGCTTTACTCGGCGGGGAACTCACCGTGGACACCTTTGCCGGAAAGGTTAAATTAAAAGTAAAGCCAGAAACCCAAACGGGAACTAAGGTGAAATTAAAAGGCAAAGGATTTCCGAAATATAAAAAGGAAAATCAGTTTGGGGATTTAATTATTACTTATGATGTAAAAATGCCAACAAACTTAAGCGCGAGAGAAAAAGAACTGTTTCAGGAACTTCAAAAATTACGCTCATGA
- the asnB gene encoding asparagine synthase B, translating to MCGIVCAFDLKDRSEDLRPQILEMAKCLRHRGPDWSGIYSDEKSILAHERLAIVDPISGGQPLLSDDKKLVLAANGEIYNHKELRSRFPDYNFQTKSDCEVILALYKEKGDSFLDELNGIFGFAIYDVENDEYFIARDHMGIIPLYVGWDQNGTFYVASELKALEGKCTKIELFPPGHYLSSKKEGFQKWYERDWMEYDAVKDNETSIEDLKEALEKAVHRQLMSDVPYGVLLSGGLDSSITSAVAKLYSEKRVESDDKDAAWYPRLHSFAIGLEGSPDLAAAKKVADHLDTVHHEIKFTIQEGLDAIKDVIYHLETYDVTTIRASTPMYLMARTIKSLGIKMVLSGEGSDELFGGYLYFHKAPSAKDFHEETVRKLDKLHQYDCLRANKSLCAWGIEGRVPFLDKEFMDVAMRINPKDKMITGDRIEKWVLRKAFEDYLPESVAWRQKEQFSDGVGYSWIDTLKELVNAEVSDEQLKNAHFKFPIQPPSSKEEYYYRSIFTDHFPSDAAAKSVPSVPSVACSTPTALEWDESFKNMNDPSGRAVANVHSDSYQKA from the coding sequence GTGTGTGGAATTGTATGTGCTTTCGATTTAAAAGATAGGTCTGAAGACTTAAGACCTCAAATATTAGAAATGGCTAAATGTTTAAGACATCGTGGCCCGGACTGGAGTGGAATTTATAGTGATGAAAAATCGATTTTGGCGCATGAGCGCCTGGCTATTGTAGATCCTATTTCTGGTGGACAACCTTTATTGTCTGATGATAAAAAGCTAGTGCTTGCTGCAAATGGTGAGATCTATAATCATAAAGAATTAAGGAGCCGGTTTCCAGATTACAACTTTCAAACAAAATCTGATTGTGAAGTTATCCTGGCGCTTTATAAAGAAAAAGGTGATAGTTTTTTAGATGAATTAAACGGGATTTTTGGTTTTGCTATTTATGATGTCGAAAACGATGAGTATTTTATTGCTCGCGATCATATGGGAATTATTCCATTATATGTAGGCTGGGACCAAAACGGAACCTTTTATGTAGCTTCAGAACTTAAGGCTTTAGAAGGAAAATGCACTAAGATTGAATTATTTCCTCCCGGGCATTATTTATCGAGTAAAAAGGAAGGTTTCCAAAAATGGTATGAGCGAGACTGGATGGAATATGATGCTGTAAAGGATAATGAAACCAGTATCGAAGATTTAAAAGAAGCTCTTGAAAAGGCGGTGCACCGGCAGTTAATGAGTGATGTGCCTTATGGTGTTTTGCTTTCAGGGGGATTAGATTCTTCAATTACTTCTGCGGTTGCTAAATTATATTCAGAAAAAAGAGTAGAGAGTGACGATAAGGATGCGGCTTGGTACCCTAGGTTGCACTCTTTTGCTATAGGGTTGGAGGGTTCACCCGATCTTGCAGCTGCAAAAAAAGTGGCCGATCATTTAGATACGGTGCATCACGAAATAAAATTCACTATACAGGAGGGATTAGATGCGATTAAAGATGTGATCTATCATTTAGAAACTTATGATGTAACCACAATTAGGGCGTCTACGCCTATGTATTTAATGGCTAGAACTATTAAATCTTTGGGAATTAAAATGGTGCTTTCGGGCGAAGGTTCAGATGAATTATTTGGTGGGTACCTTTATTTTCACAAAGCCCCTAGTGCAAAAGATTTTCACGAGGAGACCGTTCGAAAACTAGATAAATTACATCAGTATGATTGTTTACGGGCTAATAAATCTCTTTGTGCCTGGGGTATAGAAGGGCGTGTACCGTTCCTGGATAAGGAATTTATGGATGTAGCCATGAGGATAAACCCTAAAGATAAAATGATTACCGGTGACCGTATAGAAAAGTGGGTGCTAAGAAAGGCATTTGAAGATTATTTGCCGGAAAGCGTAGCCTGGAGGCAAAAAGAACAATTTTCAGATGGTGTTGGTTATAGCTGGATAGATACTCTAAAAGAATTGGTTAATGCAGAAGTGAGCGATGAGCAGCTTAAAAATGCACATTTCAAATTTCCAATCCAGCCACCTTCTAGCAAAGAAGAATATTATTACCGATCAATTTTTACCGATCATTTCCCAAGCGATGCGGCAGCAAAGTCGGTTCCATCTGTGCCTTCTGTAGCTTGTAGTACACCAACTGCTTTAGAATGGGATGAGTCTTTTAAAAATATGAACGATCCTTCAGGTAGGGCAGTCGCTAATGTTCATTCTGACAGCTACCAAAAAGCTTAG
- a CDS encoding succinate dehydrogenase cytochrome b subunit, with translation MGGFLNSTIARKFAMALSGLFLVLFLAQHFSINFISVFSKDVFNEVSHFMGTNFFVQALLQPILIFGVIFHFVMGFILEAKNRGARDIKYVKFAGNENSSWVSRNMIYSGLVVLAFLGLHFYDFWFPEMIHKYIESHPEDAARYYDELVAKFQSPVRTILYVVSFVFLALHLYHGFSSSFQSVGWRNKYAKGLRGFTKAYAIIIPLGFIFIALFHYINNL, from the coding sequence ATGGGTGGATTTCTTAATTCAACCATAGCAAGAAAATTTGCTATGGCCTTATCGGGACTATTTCTGGTCTTATTTTTAGCTCAGCATTTTAGCATCAATTTTATTTCTGTATTCAGTAAAGACGTTTTCAATGAGGTTTCTCATTTTATGGGAACTAACTTTTTTGTACAGGCTTTATTGCAACCTATTTTAATTTTTGGAGTGATTTTTCACTTTGTAATGGGTTTTATACTTGAAGCGAAAAACCGTGGAGCAAGAGATATAAAGTATGTTAAGTTTGCCGGAAATGAAAATTCAAGCTGGGTTTCAAGAAATATGATTTACTCAGGACTTGTAGTTTTAGCTTTTTTAGGGCTTCACTTTTACGATTTCTGGTTTCCGGAAATGATTCATAAATATATAGAATCACATCCCGAAGACGCTGCTCGTTACTATGATGAGTTAGTGGCGAAATTCCAAAGCCCGGTTAGAACAATATTATACGTGGTTTCATTTGTATTTTTGGCCCTTCACCTTTATCACGGCTTTTCTTCTTCGTTTCAATCTGTTGGATGGAGAAATAAATACGCCAAAGGACTTAGAGGATTCACCAAAGCTTATGCGATCATCATACCGCTAGGATTTATTTTTATAGCCCTTTTTCACTATATTAATAACCTTTAA
- a CDS encoding fumarate reductase/succinate dehydrogenase flavoprotein subunit yields the protein MSVLDSKIPKGPLAEKWTNHKNDINLVNPANKRNIDVIVIGTGLAGGAAAATLAELGYNVKTFCYQDSPRRAHSIAAQGGINASKNYQGDGDSDYRLFYDTVKGGDYRSREGNVYRLAEVSGNIIDQCVAQGVPFAREYGGYLDNRSFGGVLVSRTFYAKGQTGQQLLLGAYSAMNRQINRGKIQPFNRHEMMDLVLVDGKARGIIARNMITGEIERHSAHAVVLASGGYGNVFFLSTNAMGSNVMAAWRAHRRGAYFANPCYTQIHPTCIPVSGDHQSKLTLMSESLRNDGRIWVPKKEEDAKAIREGKKKPTELSEDERDYYLERRYPAFGNLVPRDVASRAAKERCDAGYGVNKTGQAVYLDFASAIERYGKEKAFTSGNKNASKEEITKLGKEVVASKYGNLFDMYQKIVDQNPYETPMMIYPAVHYTMGGLWVDYNLQTTIPGCYAAGEANFSDHGANRLGASALMQGLADGYFVLPYTIGDYLSNDIRTGAIPTDSPEFEETEKAVKERIDKLMNAGGKKSVDSYHKELGLIMWNKCGMARNAEGLKEAIEEIAALREDFWKNVKVPGSATSKNAELEKAGRVADFLELGELFAKDALHREESCGGHFREEYQTEEGEALRDDENFKYVAAWEYKGKPADAVLHKEDLVFENIELKTRSYK from the coding sequence ATGTCAGTTTTAGATTCAAAAATACCTAAAGGGCCTCTAGCAGAAAAGTGGACCAATCATAAAAATGATATTAACCTGGTAAACCCTGCCAATAAGCGTAATATTGATGTTATCGTTATTGGAACAGGTCTTGCGGGAGGAGCTGCAGCTGCAACTCTTGCCGAATTAGGTTATAATGTAAAAACATTTTGTTACCAGGATTCTCCAAGACGTGCTCACTCTATCGCCGCCCAGGGAGGTATTAACGCCTCTAAGAATTACCAGGGAGATGGCGATTCAGATTACCGCTTGTTTTATGATACCGTAAAAGGTGGGGATTATCGTTCTCGTGAAGGGAATGTTTATCGTCTTGCTGAGGTTTCCGGAAATATTATAGATCAATGTGTGGCACAGGGAGTTCCTTTTGCCCGTGAATACGGTGGTTATTTAGATAACCGCTCCTTTGGTGGGGTGCTTGTTTCCCGTACTTTTTATGCGAAAGGACAAACAGGACAACAATTGTTGCTTGGCGCATATTCAGCAATGAACCGCCAGATTAACCGTGGAAAAATACAGCCATTCAACCGTCATGAAATGATGGATTTAGTATTGGTAGATGGTAAAGCTCGGGGAATTATTGCCAGAAATATGATTACCGGTGAGATTGAACGCCACTCGGCTCACGCCGTGGTATTGGCTTCCGGTGGTTATGGAAATGTTTTCTTCCTTTCTACAAATGCGATGGGAAGTAACGTGATGGCAGCCTGGAGAGCGCACCGTAGAGGAGCATATTTCGCAAACCCTTGCTATACACAAATTCACCCAACCTGTATTCCGGTTTCAGGAGATCATCAATCAAAACTTACGTTGATGTCTGAATCCCTTCGGAATGATGGACGAATTTGGGTGCCTAAGAAAGAAGAAGACGCTAAAGCTATAAGAGAAGGTAAGAAAAAACCAACAGAACTTTCAGAAGATGAAAGAGATTATTACTTAGAGCGTCGTTATCCTGCGTTTGGTAACCTTGTGCCTAGAGATGTGGCGTCAAGAGCAGCTAAAGAGCGTTGCGATGCCGGTTATGGAGTAAATAAAACAGGACAGGCAGTTTACCTGGATTTTGCGAGTGCCATAGAGCGTTACGGAAAGGAAAAAGCTTTTACTTCAGGGAATAAAAATGCTTCGAAAGAAGAAATTACTAAGCTTGGGAAAGAAGTAGTTGCTTCTAAATATGGAAACCTCTTCGATATGTATCAGAAGATCGTAGACCAAAATCCATATGAAACCCCAATGATGATATATCCAGCGGTTCACTATACAATGGGTGGACTTTGGGTAGATTACAACCTGCAAACTACCATTCCGGGTTGTTATGCTGCCGGAGAAGCGAACTTCTCAGATCACGGTGCTAACAGGCTTGGAGCTTCTGCATTAATGCAAGGGCTGGCAGATGGTTATTTTGTATTGCCATATACTATTGGAGATTATTTATCAAACGACATTCGTACTGGAGCAATTCCTACAGATTCACCAGAATTTGAAGAAACCGAGAAGGCTGTAAAAGAACGAATTGACAAGTTGATGAATGCCGGCGGAAAGAAATCTGTTGATTCCTACCATAAGGAATTAGGACTTATTATGTGGAACAAATGCGGAATGGCACGTAACGCAGAAGGATTAAAAGAAGCGATTGAAGAAATTGCAGCTTTAAGAGAAGATTTCTGGAAAAACGTAAAAGTTCCCGGAAGTGCTACTTCTAAAAATGCAGAGCTTGAAAAAGCTGGTCGTGTAGCAGATTTCCTTGAACTTGGAGAATTATTCGCTAAAGATGCACTACATAGAGAAGAATCTTGTGGAGGGCACTTTAGAGAAGAATACCAAACCGAGGAAGGTG